Below is a window of Christensenella minuta DNA.
TCGCCCGTCTCGTAATTCATCAGCACCACCGCGCCCGGGTCGGCGTTCATGTGGTCGTAAATATATTCGCACAGCTCCGCGTCGATGGTGAGGTACACATCCCCGCCCTTCTGCCCGCTCTGTACGCTGTTGAGCTTATCTACCACGTTTTGATCGTATCCGTAAAGGTATTTCGCAAACAGGGTCTCCGCCCCGAGGGATTTCCCGTAAATATCGCCTACGGTATGGCTGACTGCACGGCGCATATCCTCGCTTTCCGCATATTTGCGTTCCCCGTTCTCAGTGTAGGCCAGCGGGATTCCGTTCCGGTCATAGATCGTTCCCGCGTTTTCGATATTTTTGGACGCTGAAATGCGCGGATTATACGGCGTCGTAAACCATTGGTCTCCATACACTACCGTAGAATACAAAAGATAGGAACCGAGCAGCACAAACAAACAGCAGAAAACGCCGAGCATGACGCGCATATTCTTTTTTAAGTTCGGTTTTTTCTTCATGCCACGCCGCCTCCCATCTCTTCCAGTTCGGCTTCCTCGTATTCGCCGTTTTTGAGGGCCACCCCCTCGATGATGCCAAGCTGCATCATGGCGGACAGCATCGAGCTGCCGCCCGAGCTTACGAAGGGCATCGTGATACCTGTAAGCGGAATCAGCTTAATCACGCCGCCGATAATAATAAAGCTTTGCAGCGACAGCATTGCCGTCGCACCGAATACGAGCAGCTTATCGAATTTCGTACGGGCATCCATCGCGATCAGAATACCACGGACAATGAACACAAGGTACAGGGCGATAATGCCGATTGCAACGATTATGCCGAATTCCTCGGCGATCGCCGCAAAAATATAGTCGGACGTACCCACAGGAATCACCTCCGGCATCCCGAGTCCAAGGCCGGTGCCAAGAAGCCCGCCGCTCGCAATCGCCAGCAGGCCCTGCACGATCTGGTAGCCCTTATCATTATAGGTTGCCCACGGGTCCTGCCACACTTCTACGCGCGTCCTCACATGGTCGAAAACCTTATAGGAAAGAAACGCGCCGCCCGCGAACGCCGCGGTTGCGCCAAGCGTAATCCCTATGCTGCCCGTTCCCACATAAAACACGATCAGGAAGGTGCCCGCGAAAAGGAGCGCCGCGCCGAGATCACGCGATAAAACGAGCAGGCCTACACACGCGATCGTAAAAACAAAATACGGCCACATGTCGCGTTTCCTGTCCCGCGAGGAGAGGAAGTACGCGGTCACGATCAGAAACAGTATTTTTGCGAATTCACTCGGCTGGAAGGAAAACGGGCCGATATTGATCCAGTTTTTAGCGCCGCCCACCCTGCTTGCAAAAATCAGGGTCATTCCAAGCATACCGACGGCAAGAATCATAAACACCCAGTTCAGTTTTCCAAAATCGTGCGATCTCTTGATGACCAGCATCGCGATTACCATGCACACATTGCCGATCAGGACCCAGATCAGCTGCTTCTGCGCTACTTCCGGATCGATACGGTACAAGATTACGATGCTGATGATGCATAGAAAATCGGCGATCAGGAGCGAAAACCGTTCGAGATGCTTGAAGATGCCCTTCAATACATTGTATTGCACGATAATAAACACGGCAAAAATAACGCCGAGAACCGCCGTCTCCATGTTGAACGCACCGCCCGAAAACGAAAGCAGAAACATTCCCGACAATAAAAACAATATCATGAAAGCGAGGATGATCCCCGCTCCGAATCTCTTAATTATCATGCTCTATCCTCGTCCTCTTAAAGTAGATGCGCAGCTCCACGTCGCCAAACGATACCGAGTCCCCCGTTTTCAGCTTGTGCGCGTTGACCGCCCTGCGCCCATTGATTTTGGTGGGCGCTTTTGCCGCAGGCTCAAGGTAATAATCGTCCCCGTCCTGGAAAATGGCTGCGTGGTTTTTTTTCACCGTCCTGTCCGGCAGGACGATATCGCAGCGCGAATCGCTGCCGATGGTGTTGTTTTCGCGCAGGCCGAAACGGTCGCCTATAAACTCGCGCGGCCCGCCGATAATCTTCATATAGCCGCCGAACTGGCTGATCTCCGTCATCACAAATTTCTTCTGCTGGTATTCTTTGTAGGAAATATAAATTACCGCAATGAGGATTACGAGCACCGCGGCAATAAACCAATACCGCAGGGCATATGCCGCAACTTCATAAGCCGATTCCATAAAGCACTTCCCTTCTTCCAGTCTGGTTGTCCGCGTCCTGAGACAGGCCGTTCAAAACGCTTCCTGCGCGCGCCGCGCCTGTTTTCCTCCCTGGCCGCCGGTCTTGCGTACGCCCGTCAAAACTCTCCCGTATTTAAAAGTTTATTCCTCAGGGCTCCGTAATACCATTGTGTAATTTTAGTAAAAAGCCAGTCGTAGAGCAGGAACGCGAGCTCCCCTGCGATCACAAGCCCCCACCACGGCACCGCGAACGGAAACTGCTCCGTCATCCATCCGCCCGTCTGGAAATAAATCAGGGCTGCAAATACATTGAAATACACCAGTTTTTTCAGCAGGTTAAGACTTCCCCTGCGGTCCGCATCTACAAAATATTTAAAAATCCCATAATGCCCAAAAAAGAACAAATACGGCAGCACGCCCGTTTTAACAGGCAGGATCAGGAAGCCCAAAAACACAACGCAGATAAATGAAATGACCGCCGCCGCGGGCATGCGCTCCACCATGATCCCCATAACAAACAGCGAGGAAATAAAATACATCGTGATGCGCAGGATGGGAAGCGTATCCGCCAAATATAATGCCAGCAGCGTAAACGCCGCAAACATGACCACAAGGCTCCCCTTGTTCGTCCTTTTTCCGTAACCCCTTGCTATTGCCATAATTTACCCTCTTAGATGTAACAGCACAACGCCGGCCGGCAGCACATTCCGCCCGCCACGCAACCGAGGCACAGGCACGTCGAGCAAATGCCCCACATCTTCCTTGAGCCGTCGCTTCCTTCGTTGTCCCCAAAATCCATATACATACCCGTCGCCTGCGTCATCGTACGCATCGCCTGCTCGTATTCCGCGTTGCCCGGCTCCATTTGGTAGGCGATATTAAAATGCTCCGCCGCGCCGTCATACCATCCGCGGCGGAACAAAATCACACCCATCAGGTAATGCCATTCCGCTGTGCGCCCGGACATGCGGTTCAGCATTGCTTCCGCATTGGCAAGCTCGCCGCGCTGGATCGCCATGCGCACAGCCGCAAACTGCGGCGAACTGCCGGCCTGGGTATAATTCCCCTGCTTTATTTTGGTAATCATCTCGTATGCCGCGTTGACCTGCTTTAACTTTTCGCTTGCGGCCGCTTGCTTTTCCGGGTCGTTCGCGAAGCGGTCCGGATGGTATTTCTTAACCAGCCTGCGGTATGCCGCCTTGATTTCTTCGTCTGTGGCGTTCTCGGACACGCCGAGCACTTCATATGGATTCATTCCGTATCCTTTATATCTTATTTTCTACCGGAGCGGTGAGCCTGCGCCCGTCTACAAGAACCGCATGCGTCTGCTCCCTGCATCCCAGATAGATGATATTTTCCAATAATTCCCTGTTCCGTTTCAGGTCCAGGCGGGAAAGCGCTTCCGCCGCCTGGGCCAGCGTATAATATAAACTCTGTTCGATCCGCTCACGCGCGGCCTTGTCCGGGCAGCCGTACCTGCAGGCGTAAACGTTATAATTCCCCCGTTTTACGTCTTCTTTCCAGTCCTCTGCCGCGTCGATGAGGTATATCCAGCGCCCGAGGCTGTAGCCAAGGTCGTACAGGATATGCGATTGCAGCACGTCCGCATCCGTCATGACCGTCCCGAGAAGCCGCGCATACGAATCCGCCGCGGCATCCGTATTCGGGGAATTCTCGCGTTCCAGCGCGACCAGCTCCGCGATCGTTTCATTCGCAACGCGCACCACGTTTTCATGCCGTTCCTTTGCCTTCGCATATGCTTTCTTCAGGAACAGCCGCGCAAAACGCATGCTCCGCCTGCCGTCGCGCACATGGTCTTCCGCGCTGTAGTATGCCATCAGGATATTGATATCAGCGGCATAACGGGCGGCGGGCGTAACGATCGCCGGATGCTTTTTCACCGGATGCAGCACGCACCGCTCCATCTGCGGCCCTCCCGCTTCCACGCGCAGGCCGTCCGCCAGCAGATATAAAAAAACGCTGTCGAAATTGAGCACCGCCGTCTTCCTGTATTCGCTTTTCAGCGCTTTGCACAGTCCGCAGTAGTACGCACGGTACACATTCAGCTCACGCACTTTCAGCTCTCCGGTGAGAGGCACGACATATCCAAACATAGAGTTATTATATCATCAAAAAATCGGCGTTTCCACTTTTCAAAAAAAAATGCGCTGTATTCGCGCATTTTTTAAAAGATTGTTCATAAATAAGGGTCTTCCTCCGCTTACAGCTTCCTGGGCGCGAGCCCGATCTTGCGTTGCACCTTAGAAAGCGTCTTGCGTGCCGCATAGGCGGCTTTTTCCGCATTTTCTGTCATCACGCTTTCAAGGAACGCTTTATCGCCGCGCACCTCCTGATAACGCTTTTGCAACGGCTCGAGCGCCGCAACCACAGCGTCCGTCACACCCTGCTTAAGCACGCCGTAGCCCTGCCCCGCGAAATCCTTTTCGCTCTCCGCGACCGTCTTTCCCGTGAGCACGGAATAAATGGTCAGCAGGTTGGAAACGCCCGGTTTTTCTTCCGCATAGCGAATCTCCCCATCCGAATCCGTCACCGCGCGCCGGAGCTTCCGCGCGATCGCGTCAGGCGGGTCGAGAAGCGAAATAAACGCATTCTCGTTCTCATCCGATTTAGACATCTTCTTTTCCGGCTCCTGCAGGCTCATGATCTTTGCCCCCGCCTTGGGAATATATGGTTCCGGTACCGTAAACACGCCGCCATAAATATTGTTGAAACGAATGGCGATATCGCGCGTGAGCTCAAGATGCTGTTTCTGGTCGACCCCGACAGGTACAAGGTCCGCCTGATAGAGCAGAATATCGGCCGCCATCAGCACCGGATAGGTGAACAGTCCGGCATTGATATTATCCCCCGCTTTCGCGCTTTTTTCCTTGAACTGCGTCATGCGGGAAAGCTCACCCATATAGGTAAAGCAGTTTAAAAGCCACGCAAGCTCCGCGTGGGCGCTTACGTGAGACTGCATATACAGCACATTCTTTTTCGGGTCGATTCCCGAAGCAATTAATATAGCCATGGTGTCCAGCGTGCGCCGGCGAAGCGTGGCCGGATCCTGCCGCACGGTGATCGCGTGAAGGTCCACCACACAGTAGTAGCAATCATATTCGTCCTGGAGCGCCACCCAGTTTTTTACCGCTCCAAGATAGTTCCCTAGCGTCAGGATGCCCGAAGGCTGGATACCGCTGAAGATCGTTTTCTTTCCGTCCATACGCTTTAGTCCCCCATCCGGCTGATAAATTTTTCCACCGCCGTTTTGAGCCCGGTCCGCTCTACGCAGTCCGGATGCAGCACCGGTTTTTCGTGCAGGCCGGCGATCTGCGGCGGGATCTGCGTTCCCGTGATCTGCGACAGCTGGCGCGCCGCCTCAAACGCATCCGGCACGTCCTGCCCGGATACGCAGCGAAGCACATCCTGCGTAAATTTATAGGGATTTGCCGTGGAAACTACGACGGCGGGCGCACCGTCGCCCGTCTGCCTCCTATATTTTTCGCCCACGCACCGCGCCACCGCCGTATGCGGATCAATGAGGTAGCCGTAGGTCTCGAAGACCGTTTTAATCGTTTGCGCCGTTTCCGTTTCGTCGCAGAAATCCGCCCAGAACGTCTCCCGGAGGCCCGCCTGCGTTTCGGCCGGGATCTCATACCTGCCGTTTTGTTTCAGCGCGTTCATCCATGCGCGTACCTGCACGTCGTCACGTCCGGCGACCTCGAACAGCAGCCGCTCGAGATTGCTTGAGATCAGGATGTCCATCGAGGGGGACATCGTCTTGTGGAAGGTCCTGTTTGCGTCATACACGCTTTTATTGAAGAAATCCGTGAGCACGTTGTTTCCGTTGGACGCGCAGACCAGCTTTTTCACGGGCAAGCCCATGCGTTTTGCGTAATAGCCCGCGAGTATATTGCCAAAGTTGCCCGTAGGCACGATAAAGCTGATCTCCTGTCCGTTCTCGATCCTTCCATCCGCCGCCAGCTTTGCATAGGCATAAATATAATAAGCCACCTGTGGGATCAACCGGCCGAAATTGATCGAATTCGCAGACGAGAATGTATAGCCTGCTTCCTTCAGGAACGCCTTCAGGGCATTGTCCGCAAACAGTGCCTTTACGCCCGTTTGCGCGTCGTCAAAATTTCCCCGCACGCCGCACACCGCGACGTTGCCGCCCTCCTGCGTGACCATCTGCAGCTTCTGCATCGTCGCCACGCCGTCCGCCGGGTAAAACACTTCGATCGCCGTGCGCGGGACGTCCTTGAAGCCCTCGAGCGCAGCCTTGCCAGTATCCCCCGAGGTCGCGGTCAGGATCAGCACGTTTTCCTGCTGTTTATGGATGTCGAGCGCTTTACGGATAAGACGCGGCAATACTTGCAGCGCCATATCTTTAAATGCGAGCGTCGGTCCATGCGTAAGCTCCATCACATAATCTACGGAGGTGAGTTCTTTTATGGGCACGACCCGCGAGTCGTCGAACGTCCCGTATGCCTGCTGGGTGATCTCCGCAAGGGCCGCCTCGTCCATATCAAAGAAATACTGCAATACGCGCGCTGCAAGAATATCGTATTCGTGCGCCGCATACGCTTTCATTTCTTCAAGGTCGATCTGCGGGAACGATTCGGGCACAAACAGCCCGCCGTCCGCCGCGATCCCCTGGAGCACCGCCTTTGTAGCGGGGATGGAATTCATTTTTCCGCGCGTGCTTAAAACCTGCATTGTCTTTTCTTCTCCTTCATTTGAAACGTGAAAAGCGGACAGCCGCACGAATCTGCTGCGGAAGAGCGCTCTCCGCCGCCCGCACATGCTACATGCTGTCCGCCTTAAGCCAAACGGCTTAACGCAATTCTTTCCGTAACGACCCGGCCATACTGCTATCCGGTGAAACAAAAAGACGCATCCTCAGATGATGTATTGTTTGAGGAAATCCGGCGCCTGTGCCGGATCCGCGCTGATGATGATAACTGCCTTGAAGCCGTTTTTCTCGGAAAGCGCTTCAATCTTTCCAATCAGCTCCTTGAGTTCTTCCACATCCAACTTTACAATCTTGAGGAATGCGTCGATAAATACCGCTTCTATATCATAATTCTGAGATACCATGCCGCATAACATGCCATAAAGGGCGTCGCCCGAATCGATTCCGAAGTCCTTTACGTCCACGAAGCGTGCCTGGTGCGCGACATCGTACATGTAGCGCTTGTCATCATCGATGAAAACGACATCTCCTTTTGTGGAGTTCAGCTCCGCGTTTGCAAGATCGATCAGTCTTTTTGTTTTCCCACTGCCCTTTTTCGCATAGATCAATTGTATCATGGTAAAGACCCCCTTGTTTTTTGAATAGGTTCCGTTTAAGACTATTATAATATATATGTCCTGTTTTATCTACATCAAAAAATTATTTTTGGGAAGAAAAAAGCCGCCTGGGGAGGGAAAATGCGCCTGTGCGCATTCTCCCCCGTCCGGACGGCGGATTCCGCTCAATCGTTGATATAAGTATTCGTCACATTCCCGCATTTTTTGCATTGTATGACCGGCCGGGCATCGTGGACCTCCAGTCCTTTGCGTTTCTCACATGCCGCGAAGCTGCTCCAGCCCAATTTTCCCGGCTTTGAGACCTGTCCCCCGCCGTTTGCCTGTTCCAGCTGTTTCCCGTTCAAAGGCGTTTTCCTGTCTTTCATGACCGTTCGTTCCTCCTTCTTCCATCCTCTGCATCTATATACGGAAAGCTCCTATCTCAATTTTGGGAATTCAGGCATAAAAAAACTGCCCCGGAGGACCGGAGCAGTCTTGTCCTATTTTTCAAGCAGGCTTTTGCCTTCCATTTCTATAGGTTGCGGAAGTCCCATCAGGTCAAGCATTGTGGGCGCGAGGTCCGCGAGGATACCGCCCGTCCTCAGCTTGTCAAGCTGGTGTCTCTGCGAAACCAGGATGCAGGGAACCGGATTGGTGCTGTGCGCCGTGAAGGGTCCGCCCGTCTCCGGATCGACCATAATTTCCGCGTTGCCGTGATCCGCAGTGATTAGCACCTCGCCGCCCACCTTGAGGATCGCGTCCACCACCTTGCCCACACATTCGTCCACCGCACGGACGGCTTTCACCGCCGCCTCGAAGATTCCCGTATGGCCGACCATATCGCAGTTCGCAAAATTGAGGATCATCACGTCATACTTCTGCGATTCAATCAGTTCTACCGCCTTTGCGCATACCTCGGGCGCGCTCATCTCCGGCTGGAGGTCGTAGGTCGCGACCTTCGGGGATGGAATGAGCACCCTATCCTCTCCTTCGTTCGGCTGCTCCACACCGCCGTTAAAAAAGAAGGTAACATGCGCATATTTCTCCGTTTCCGCAATGCGGAACTGTTTCTTGCCCTGTTTCGCCAAGTATTCTCCTAGCGTGTTTTGGAGCACCTGCGGCTTATATGCCACATGGATGTTCTCGAATGTCTTATCATACTGCGTCATGGATACAAAATACGTCGGGAAATATTCATGCTCAAAGCCTGTAAAATCTTCCTGGGTGATGCTCCGCGTGAGTTCCCGCGCCCTGTCTGGCCTGAAATTGAAAAAGATCACCGAATCGTTCGCCTTGAGCTTCGCCACCGGTTCCCCGTTTTCCGTGATGACCGTGGGTTTCACAAATTCGTCGTATTCTTTCCTGCCGTAGGAGTCCTGCATCGCCAAGACCGCATCCGGCGCGTCGAGCCCCTCGCCTTTTACGATTGCGTCATAGGCAAGCTTCACGCGTTCCCAGCGGTTGTCCCTGTCCATTGCGTAATAACGTCCCATGACCGTTGCGATTTTACCCGCGCCAATCTCCTCGATCTTCGCTTCAAGCTGCTCGATAAAGCCTTTGCCGCTGTCCGGTGGAACGTCGCGGCCGTCCATCAGGCAGTGCACGTACGTCCTGTCGCCGATCCCGTTCTCCTTTGCCAGCCTGAGGAGCGCGTACAGGTGCTCCTGATGGCTATGCACGCCGCCGTCCGAAATGAGGCCGATAAGATGCAATGCGCTGCTATTTTCTTTTACGTTTTTGACCGCGTCCATGAATTCCTGCTTGCTGAAAAAATCGCCGTCAGCGATGGACTTCGTGATCCGCGTAAGCTCCTGGTAAACGATCCGGCCCGCGCCGATATTCAGGTGCCCGACCTCGGAATTTCCCATCTGTCCGTCAGGCAGGCCGACGGACATACCGCTTGCGCCAAGCTGCGTGGCGGGGTATTTCTCCATCAGCTTTTTAATGTTCGGCGTCCCTTCCGCATAAATCGCGTTCCCTTCCGTCTGCGACGTAAGGCCGAAGCCGTCCATAATAATTAATGCTGTAAATGCCATATATGTCACCTTTTTCTATCAAGATTGGATTTTCCCATACGCGCCTGCGGCGAAAAGCGCCGCGTACGTCCTTAGTAATTTACCACCTTGGAAAAATCTTCCGCCTTCAGCGAAGCGCCTCCGATGAGCCCGCCGTCGATGTCGCTCATCGCCATCAGCTCGGACGCATTTTTGGGGTTCATGCTGCCGCCATACTGTATTCTTACCTCGTCCGCCGCGCCGCCAAACACTTCTTTTACCGCTGCGCGGATCTCTTTGATGGTGTCGTTGGCATCGTCCGCCGTTGCCGTTTTACCCGTGCCGATCGCCCAGATCGGTTCGTACGCGATCACCACCTTGCGGACGTCGCTTTCCGCCACGCCGAGGAGGGCGAGTTTCGTTTGCTTACGCACTACTTCTGCCGTCACGCCGCTTTCACGCTCTTCCAGCTTTTCTCCCACGCATACGATGGGAGTAAGACCCTTTTCGAGCGCTTTCTTGACCTTCAGGTTCACGGTCTCGTCCGTTTCGGCATAATATTCACGGCGTTCGGAATGTCCGATGATAACATACTGTACGCCGAGGTCAAGCAGCATATCCGCAGAAATCTCGCCCGTGAACGCGCCGGCATCGTGATAATCGAGGTTCTGCGCGCCGAGGCCGATTCCAGAGCCTTTCAACGCCTGGGCCGCCGCCGCGAGATCCGCCGCAGGCGGGCATACCACTACGTCCGCTTTCGCATCCGCAACGAGGGGCTTTAATTCGTTAATCAGGCTGACTGCTTCGCCCGCAGTTTTGTTCATTTTCCAGTTTCCCGCAATAATCGGTTTTCTCATTATAAAACTCCTTTTTGAATTGTAATCTTTTTGAAAAGGACGGAGAATCTCCGTCCTTTTGACCGTCATTTTTCAAGCATGGAACGCACCCGCAGCCACCCCATACATTATTTGTCGTTGAGGGCTGCTACACCCGGCAGTTCTTTTCCTTCGAGGAATTCGAGAGAGGCGCCGCCGCCCGTGGAGATGTGAGACATCTTGTCCGCATAACCGAGCTTTTTCACAGCCGCAGCGCTGTCGCCGCCGCCGATGATGGTGATCGCCGAAGAATCCGCAAGCGCTTCTGCGATGGCTTTCGTGCCGTTCGCAAATGCGGGCATTTCCGCAACGCCCATCGGCCCATTCCAGATAACCGTTTTCGCGCTCTTGATTTCGTTGGCGAAGATGATCCGCGTCGACGGTCCGATATCAAGCGCCATCGCATCCGCCGGGATGTTTTCCGCCGCAACGATCTGCGTTTCCGCGTCCGCCTTGAACTCCTTGGCTACGACAAAATCAGACGGGAGCATAATCTTGATGCCTTTTTTCTTTGCCTGGTCCATCAGGTCGCGCGCAAGGCCGAGCCTTTCGTCATCCACAAGGGATTTGCCCATTTCATAGCCCTGCGCCTTGACAAACGTATTCGCCATGCCGCCGCCGATAATCAGCCCGTCCACCTTTCCGAGCAGGTTTTCGATCACGCCGATTTTGTCCGACACTTTGGCGCCCCCGAGAATCGCGATAAAGGGACGCGCCGGGTCTTCAAGCGCCTTGCCCATGATGGAGAGTTCCTTGCCGATCAAAAAGCCCGCGACTGCCGGGAGGTAATCCGCAACGCCCGCCGTAGAAGCATGCGCGCGGTGCGCGGTGCCGAATGCGTCGAGCACAAAAATATCGCCGAGGCTGGCCAGCTGTTTTGCAAACTCCGGATCGTTTGCCGTTTCCTCCTTATGGAAACGCAGGTTCTCAAGCAGCACGACCTGCCCCGCTTCCATGGAATCCACTGCGTCCTGCGCCTCTTTGCCGATGCAGTCTTTTGCAAAGATCACTTTGGTGTTCAAAATTTCGCTAAGCCGTTTCGCAACGGGCGCGAGCGAAAACTCGGGCTTTACCTCCCCCTTCGGCCGGCCGAGGTGGGACATCAGGATTACCTTTGCGCCGTGGTCCAGAAGATACTGGATAGTCGGGAGTGCCGCCCTAATCCGGGTTTCGTCCGTAATTTCCCCATTTTCGTTCAGCGGAACGTTAAAATCCACGCGCACGAGCACCTTTTTGCCCTGGACGTCGATATCTTCAATCGTCTTTTTCATGATCTTTACTCCTTTTTGAATGATTATTCACATACCCTTTTATTTTAATCAATAACCCCCTAATAATCAAGCATAACTTGCTGGCCGGATAAATCTGTGCGCTCCCGGAGGAACAAGTAAAAGGCCGCGGACGCGGGCGCGTCATGCGCCCCGGCGCGGCCTTCCAAGCTGTCGGGCGGGCGGCGTGCCTGCGGCCTCCGGGTTACTGCATTTCCCCGCGCAGATATACCGCCGCGATATTCGCCACATGGTCGGCAAC
It encodes the following:
- a CDS encoding FtsW/RodA/SpoVE family cell cycle protein, whose protein sequence is MIIKRFGAGIILAFMILFLLSGMFLLSFSGGAFNMETAVLGVIFAVFIIVQYNVLKGIFKHLERFSLLIADFLCIISIVILYRIDPEVAQKQLIWVLIGNVCMVIAMLVIKRSHDFGKLNWVFMILAVGMLGMTLIFASRVGGAKNWINIGPFSFQPSEFAKILFLIVTAYFLSSRDRKRDMWPYFVFTIACVGLLVLSRDLGAALLFAGTFLIVFYVGTGSIGITLGATAAFAGGAFLSYKVFDHVRTRVEVWQDPWATYNDKGYQIVQGLLAIASGGLLGTGLGLGMPEVIPVGTSDYIFAAIAEEFGIIVAIGIIALYLVFIVRGILIAMDARTKFDKLLVFGATAMLSLQSFIIIGGVIKLIPLTGITMPFVSSGGSSMLSAMMQLGIIEGVALKNGEYEEAELEEMGGGVA
- a CDS encoding FHA domain-containing protein; translated protein: MESAYEVAAYALRYWFIAAVLVILIAVIYISYKEYQQKKFVMTEISQFGGYMKIIGGPREFIGDRFGLRENNTIGSDSRCDIVLPDRTVKKNHAAIFQDGDDYYLEPAAKAPTKINGRRAVNAHKLKTGDSVSFGDVELRIYFKRTRIEHDN
- a CDS encoding J domain-containing protein; this translates as MNPYEVLGVSENATDEEIKAAYRRLVKKYHPDRFANDPEKQAAASEKLKQVNAAYEMITKIKQGNYTQAGSSPQFAAVRMAIQRGELANAEAMLNRMSGRTAEWHYLMGVILFRRGWYDGAAEHFNIAYQMEPGNAEYEQAMRTMTQATGMYMDFGDNEGSDGSRKMWGICSTCLCLGCVAGGMCCRPALCCYI
- a CDS encoding DUF5685 family protein codes for the protein MFGYVVPLTGELKVRELNVYRAYYCGLCKALKSEYRKTAVLNFDSVFLYLLADGLRVEAGGPQMERCVLHPVKKHPAIVTPAARYAADINILMAYYSAEDHVRDGRRSMRFARLFLKKAYAKAKERHENVVRVANETIAELVALERENSPNTDAAADSYARLLGTVMTDADVLQSHILYDLGYSLGRWIYLIDAAEDWKEDVKRGNYNVYACRYGCPDKAARERIEQSLYYTLAQAAEALSRLDLKRNRELLENIIYLGCREQTHAVLVDGRRLTAPVENKI
- the trpS gene encoding tryptophan--tRNA ligase — encoded protein: MDGKKTIFSGIQPSGILTLGNYLGAVKNWVALQDEYDCYYCVVDLHAITVRQDPATLRRRTLDTMAILIASGIDPKKNVLYMQSHVSAHAELAWLLNCFTYMGELSRMTQFKEKSAKAGDNINAGLFTYPVLMAADILLYQADLVPVGVDQKQHLELTRDIAIRFNNIYGGVFTVPEPYIPKAGAKIMSLQEPEKKMSKSDENENAFISLLDPPDAIARKLRRAVTDSDGEIRYAEEKPGVSNLLTIYSVLTGKTVAESEKDFAGQGYGVLKQGVTDAVVAALEPLQKRYQEVRGDKAFLESVMTENAEKAAYAARKTLSKVQRKIGLAPRKL
- the thrC gene encoding threonine synthase; the encoded protein is MQVLSTRGKMNSIPATKAVLQGIAADGGLFVPESFPQIDLEEMKAYAAHEYDILAARVLQYFFDMDEAALAEITQQAYGTFDDSRVVPIKELTSVDYVMELTHGPTLAFKDMALQVLPRLIRKALDIHKQQENVLILTATSGDTGKAALEGFKDVPRTAIEVFYPADGVATMQKLQMVTQEGGNVAVCGVRGNFDDAQTGVKALFADNALKAFLKEAGYTFSSANSINFGRLIPQVAYYIYAYAKLAADGRIENGQEISFIVPTGNFGNILAGYYAKRMGLPVKKLVCASNGNNVLTDFFNKSVYDANRTFHKTMSPSMDILISSNLERLLFEVAGRDDVQVRAWMNALKQNGRYEIPAETQAGLRETFWADFCDETETAQTIKTVFETYGYLIDPHTAVARCVGEKYRRQTGDGAPAVVVSTANPYKFTQDVLRCVSGQDVPDAFEAARQLSQITGTQIPPQIAGLHEKPVLHPDCVERTGLKTAVEKFISRMGD
- the gpmI gene encoding 2,3-bisphosphoglycerate-independent phosphoglycerate mutase produces the protein MAFTALIIMDGFGLTSQTEGNAIYAEGTPNIKKLMEKYPATQLGASGMSVGLPDGQMGNSEVGHLNIGAGRIVYQELTRITKSIADGDFFSKQEFMDAVKNVKENSSALHLIGLISDGGVHSHQEHLYALLRLAKENGIGDRTYVHCLMDGRDVPPDSGKGFIEQLEAKIEEIGAGKIATVMGRYYAMDRDNRWERVKLAYDAIVKGEGLDAPDAVLAMQDSYGRKEYDEFVKPTVITENGEPVAKLKANDSVIFFNFRPDRARELTRSITQEDFTGFEHEYFPTYFVSMTQYDKTFENIHVAYKPQVLQNTLGEYLAKQGKKQFRIAETEKYAHVTFFFNGGVEQPNEGEDRVLIPSPKVATYDLQPEMSAPEVCAKAVELIESQKYDVMILNFANCDMVGHTGIFEAAVKAVRAVDECVGKVVDAILKVGGEVLITADHGNAEIMVDPETGGPFTAHSTNPVPCILVSQRHQLDKLRTGGILADLAPTMLDLMGLPQPIEMEGKSLLEK
- the tpiA gene encoding triose-phosphate isomerase — its product is MRKPIIAGNWKMNKTAGEAVSLINELKPLVADAKADVVVCPPAADLAAAAQALKGSGIGLGAQNLDYHDAGAFTGEISADMLLDLGVQYVIIGHSERREYYAETDETVNLKVKKALEKGLTPIVCVGEKLEERESGVTAEVVRKQTKLALLGVAESDVRKVVIAYEPIWAIGTGKTATADDANDTIKEIRAAVKEVFGGAADEVRIQYGGSMNPKNASELMAMSDIDGGLIGGASLKAEDFSKVVNY
- a CDS encoding phosphoglycerate kinase; the encoded protein is MKKTIEDIDVQGKKVLVRVDFNVPLNENGEITDETRIRAALPTIQYLLDHGAKVILMSHLGRPKGEVKPEFSLAPVAKRLSEILNTKVIFAKDCIGKEAQDAVDSMEAGQVVLLENLRFHKEETANDPEFAKQLASLGDIFVLDAFGTAHRAHASTAGVADYLPAVAGFLIGKELSIMGKALEDPARPFIAILGGAKVSDKIGVIENLLGKVDGLIIGGGMANTFVKAQGYEMGKSLVDDERLGLARDLMDQAKKKGIKIMLPSDFVVAKEFKADAETQIVAAENIPADAMALDIGPSTRIIFANEIKSAKTVIWNGPMGVAEMPAFANGTKAIAEALADSSAITIIGGGDSAAAVKKLGYADKMSHISTGGGASLEFLEGKELPGVAALNDK